A single region of the Pontibacter kalidii genome encodes:
- a CDS encoding DUF4159 domain-containing protein produces MNRLLLIFLLVLASLTVGIAQAQSFKIAKLKYNGGGDWYANKTSLPNLIRFCNQNLNMNMAPDEEVVEVGSPELFSYPFVHMTGHGNVAFSAAEAQNLRTYLLSGGFLHIDDNYGLDQFIRKEMKKVFPEYEFVELPFDHPIYKQKYAFPGGLPKIHEHDNKPPQGFGIIHEGRLVCFYTYETDLGNGWEDQEIYNDPEPIRQQALRMGANILTFALTQE; encoded by the coding sequence ATGAACCGATTGCTGCTTATATTCCTCCTAGTGCTGGCCAGCCTTACCGTAGGTATAGCGCAGGCGCAAAGCTTTAAGATAGCCAAGCTCAAGTATAACGGCGGCGGTGATTGGTACGCCAACAAAACATCCCTGCCTAACCTGATCCGCTTTTGCAACCAAAACCTGAACATGAATATGGCCCCTGATGAGGAGGTGGTGGAGGTTGGCAGCCCGGAGCTGTTCTCTTACCCGTTCGTGCACATGACAGGCCATGGAAACGTGGCTTTTTCAGCGGCTGAAGCGCAGAACCTGCGCACTTACCTGCTTAGCGGCGGCTTCCTGCACATCGACGACAACTACGGACTTGACCAGTTTATCAGAAAGGAAATGAAAAAGGTGTTCCCGGAGTATGAATTTGTGGAGTTGCCTTTTGACCACCCTATCTACAAACAGAAGTATGCTTTCCCCGGCGGGTTACCCAAGATACACGAGCACGACAACAAGCCTCCGCAAGGATTTGGGATAATCCACGAAGGGCGGCTGGTGTGTTTTTACACGTATGAAACCGATCTGGGAAATGGCTGGGAAGATCAGGAGATCTATAACGACCCGGAGCCTATCCGCCAGCAAGCACTGCGCATGGGCGCCAACATCCTTACTTTCGCGCTAACGCAGGAGTAG
- a CDS encoding patatin-like phospholipase family protein — MRVGLALSGGGARGIAHLGVLKALDEQGVKVSMISGVSSGAIAGVLYAYGYSPEEILKLIKELSVFHVMRPVFGKRGLLHLEEVEKLYHKYLGPHLTFEELKIPVVVSATEMNEGVTAYFSTGEVIKPLLASSAVPILYQPILFNGKTLNDGGLLNNLPIEPLYGNCDVKIAVHVNPINHQAQVTSLTGMVERTVMLAIYNNIKLRLNQCDLFLEPKELKSYRLTSFRKADEIFEVGYHYTMQMERYIRKLVNN; from the coding sequence ATGCGTGTTGGGCTGGCTTTATCTGGCGGCGGTGCCAGAGGCATTGCACATTTAGGGGTGCTCAAGGCACTGGACGAGCAGGGAGTAAAGGTAAGTATGATATCCGGTGTTAGCTCCGGGGCTATTGCCGGCGTGCTCTACGCTTATGGCTATTCACCTGAGGAGATACTCAAACTGATCAAGGAACTCAGCGTCTTTCATGTGATGCGGCCGGTATTCGGCAAACGGGGGCTGCTGCACCTGGAGGAGGTAGAGAAACTCTACCATAAATACCTTGGCCCTCACCTTACGTTTGAAGAGCTGAAAATACCGGTTGTGGTGAGCGCCACGGAGATGAACGAAGGCGTGACAGCCTACTTCTCTACCGGCGAAGTAATCAAGCCCTTGCTTGCTTCCTCAGCCGTGCCCATACTTTATCAACCCATTCTTTTCAATGGCAAAACATTGAATGATGGTGGTTTGCTCAACAATTTGCCTATTGAGCCGTTATACGGTAACTGTGACGTTAAAATTGCCGTTCATGTAAACCCTATCAATCACCAGGCTCAGGTAACATCGCTTACAGGTATGGTAGAGCGTACGGTTATGCTGGCCATTTACAATAACATAAAACTACGGTTAAACCAATGCGATCTGTTCCTGGAGCCCAAAGAACTTAAATCATATCGGCTTACTAGTTTTCGCAAGGCAGATGAGATTTTTGAGGTCGGTTACCACTACACGATGCAGATGGAACGGTATATTCGGAAACTGGTAAATAATTAA
- the fcl gene encoding GDP-L-fucose synthase: MHQDSKIYVAGHRGMVGSAIVRKLQKEGFNNIITRTSKELDLRNQLAVERFFVEEQPEYVFLAAAKVGGIQANNTYRAEFLYDNLMIEANIIHGAYRQGVQKLMFLGSSCIYPKLAPQPLKEEYLLTGPLEPTNEPYAIAKIAGIKLCEAYRDQYGCNFISVMPTNLYGYNDNYDLNNSHVLPALIRKFHEAKESSAPSVTVWGTGSPRREFLFADDLAEACLYLMEHYDGRELVNIGTGEDITIKELALLVKKVVGFEGELEFDTTKPDGTPRKLMDVSKLHSVGFKHSTSLEEGIALAYEDFKNKIVEV; this comes from the coding sequence ATGCATCAAGATTCAAAAATTTACGTGGCGGGCCATAGAGGTATGGTTGGCTCAGCCATTGTACGTAAGCTCCAGAAAGAGGGCTTTAACAATATCATCACCCGAACATCTAAAGAACTGGACCTGCGAAATCAGTTGGCAGTGGAGAGATTCTTTGTCGAGGAGCAACCGGAGTACGTTTTTCTGGCCGCTGCAAAGGTAGGAGGCATACAGGCCAACAACACCTACCGAGCTGAGTTCCTCTACGACAACCTCATGATAGAGGCGAACATCATACATGGCGCCTACAGGCAAGGTGTACAGAAACTCATGTTCCTAGGGTCTTCCTGCATCTACCCCAAGCTGGCGCCCCAGCCGCTAAAGGAAGAGTACTTGTTAACCGGACCGCTGGAGCCCACCAACGAGCCTTATGCTATTGCCAAGATAGCGGGCATTAAGCTTTGCGAGGCCTACCGCGATCAGTATGGCTGCAACTTCATCAGCGTAATGCCTACTAACCTCTACGGCTATAACGACAACTATGACCTAAATAACTCACACGTATTGCCGGCCCTTATCCGCAAGTTTCACGAGGCGAAGGAGAGTAGTGCGCCATCGGTAACGGTGTGGGGCACGGGCAGCCCGCGCCGGGAGTTCCTTTTTGCCGATGACCTGGCGGAGGCCTGCCTTTATCTGATGGAGCACTACGACGGTCGCGAACTGGTTAATATCGGAACAGGGGAGGACATCACGATCAAGGAACTGGCGCTGCTGGTAAAGAAAGTGGTGGGTTTTGAGGGAGAGCTGGAGTTCGATACCACTAAACCCGATGGTACGCCCAGGAAATTAATGGATGTGTCGAAATTGCATTCTGTTGGTTTTAAGCACTCTACAAGTTTAGAGGAGGGAATTGCACTCGCCTACGAAGATTTTAAGAACAAAATTGTGGAAGTATAG
- the gmd gene encoding GDP-mannose 4,6-dehydratase — protein MKTALITGVTGQDGAYLAELLLSKGYKVHGIKRRSSSFNTDRIDHLYQDPHEKNINFKLHYGDLTDSTNLIRIIQETQPDEIYNLAAMSHVKVSFDTPEYTANADGLGTLRILEAIRILGLTKKTKVYQASTSELYGLVQAVPQSETTPFYPRSPYAVAKLYGYWITVNYREAYGMYACNGILFNHESPLRGETFVTRKITRAAARIGMGLQDKLYLGNMDAKRDWGHAKDYVEAMWRILQQEEPEDYVIATGVTTTVRDFVKMSFAELGIEIEFRGEGVEEKGYVAACNNPEYQLELGREVVCVDPNYFRPTEVELLIGDATKAKEKLQWVPKYDLPALVKDMMESDIELFKRDSYLVEGGHKVYNYHELQ, from the coding sequence ATGAAAACTGCCCTTATAACTGGTGTAACCGGTCAGGATGGAGCATACCTGGCGGAGTTACTTCTGAGCAAAGGATACAAGGTGCACGGCATCAAGCGCCGTAGCTCCAGCTTCAATACAGACAGAATCGACCACCTCTACCAGGATCCGCACGAGAAGAACATCAACTTCAAGTTGCACTACGGTGACCTGACCGATTCCACGAACCTGATCCGCATCATACAGGAGACACAGCCGGACGAGATCTACAACCTGGCTGCCATGAGCCACGTGAAGGTAAGCTTTGATACGCCTGAGTACACGGCCAATGCCGATGGTTTGGGAACGCTACGCATCCTGGAGGCGATTCGCATCCTGGGCCTGACCAAGAAGACTAAAGTGTACCAGGCTTCCACCTCTGAGCTCTACGGCTTGGTGCAGGCCGTGCCGCAGTCAGAGACAACGCCGTTCTATCCGCGCTCGCCTTATGCCGTGGCCAAGCTTTACGGCTACTGGATTACAGTGAACTACCGCGAGGCCTACGGCATGTATGCCTGCAACGGTATCTTGTTCAACCATGAGTCGCCGCTGAGAGGCGAAACCTTCGTAACGAGAAAGATCACCCGCGCCGCTGCCCGTATCGGTATGGGCCTGCAGGATAAATTATACCTGGGTAATATGGACGCTAAGCGTGATTGGGGCCATGCCAAGGACTATGTGGAGGCCATGTGGCGCATCCTACAGCAGGAAGAGCCGGAGGATTATGTGATCGCAACGGGCGTGACGACGACAGTGCGTGATTTCGTGAAAATGTCATTTGCAGAGTTGGGCATAGAGATCGAGTTCCGGGGAGAAGGAGTGGAGGAGAAAGGCTACGTAGCCGCCTGCAACAACCCGGAATACCAGCTGGAGCTGGGCCGTGAGGTGGTGTGCGTGGATCCGAACTATTTCCGCCCAACCGAGGTGGAGCTCTTGATCGGCGACGCTACCAAAGCCAAGGAGAAGCTGCAGTGGGTGCCGAAGTATGACCTGCCTGCTCTGGTGAAAGATATGATGGAGTCGGATATTGAACTCTTCAAGCGCGACAGCTACTTGGTAGAAGGTGGACACAAGGTATACAACTACCACGAGCTTCAGTAG
- a CDS encoding 16S rRNA (uracil(1498)-N(3))-methyltransferase, whose amino-acid sequence MHLFYTPDITHDIYTLNEEESKHCTRVLRLSHGDTVYLIDGVGGMYTAIIQEAHQKRCQLQIIEKQVEYGKLPYVSHIAVAPTKNLDRMEWFVEKAVEIGVSEITFLLCEHSERRNLRLDRLEKIAVSAMKQSKKGYLPLLNDMTPFHRFIQKAIPENTFIAHLEDDATKSIKDYYKHGEPHCILIGPEGDFSTGEIAAAYQAGVRPVTLGQSRLRTETAALVACHTLNVLHDIFAPL is encoded by the coding sequence GTGCACCTATTCTATACCCCGGATATTACCCACGATATTTATACTTTAAACGAGGAGGAGTCGAAGCATTGTACGCGCGTGCTGCGCCTAAGCCACGGCGACACAGTATACCTGATAGATGGTGTGGGCGGTATGTATACGGCCATTATTCAGGAGGCGCACCAGAAACGCTGCCAGTTGCAGATTATAGAAAAACAGGTAGAGTATGGTAAGCTGCCCTATGTGTCGCACATTGCAGTGGCCCCGACCAAGAACCTGGACCGTATGGAGTGGTTTGTGGAGAAGGCCGTGGAGATCGGCGTGAGCGAAATTACCTTCTTGTTGTGCGAGCACTCGGAGCGCCGCAACCTGCGCCTGGACCGGCTGGAGAAAATCGCGGTCAGCGCCATGAAACAGTCTAAGAAAGGCTACCTGCCCCTGCTCAACGACATGACTCCATTTCACCGCTTCATCCAGAAAGCCATACCTGAAAACACCTTCATAGCTCATTTAGAGGATGATGCCACCAAAAGTATAAAGGATTACTACAAGCACGGGGAACCGCACTGCATCCTGATCGGCCCGGAAGGCGATTTCTCGACAGGCGAGATAGCAGCAGCCTACCAGGCCGGCGTAAGACCGGTGACACTTGGGCAAAGCCGGCTGCGCACCGAGACGGCCGCTTTGGTGGCCTGCCATACGTTAAATGTACTCCACGACATCTTCGCACCGTTATAA
- a CDS encoding acetyl-CoA carboxylase carboxyltransferase subunit alpha, with product MLLDFEQPIAALEGKLQEMKKLADESQVDVSEAVKALEEKIRTLKKETYANLTRWQRVQLSRHPDRPYTLDYIHGITDKFVELHGDRTVSDDKAMVGGFGEVDGRSVMFIGQQKGRNTKQRQMRNFGMANPEGYRKALRMMKMAEKFNKPIVTFIDTPGAFPGLEAEERGQGEAIARNLKEMFMLKVPVICVIIGEGASGGALGIAIGDRVMMLENTWYSVISPESCSSILWRSWNYKEQAAEALKLTATDMLQNKLIDGIIKEPLGGAHLNPNKMMATLKKEIIRLLDELGTMDPEERIMERIEKFSNMGVVLEA from the coding sequence ATGCTTTTAGATTTCGAACAGCCCATTGCTGCCCTGGAGGGCAAACTGCAGGAGATGAAAAAACTGGCCGATGAGAGTCAGGTTGATGTATCGGAGGCGGTTAAGGCTCTGGAAGAGAAAATCAGGACACTTAAAAAAGAAACATACGCCAATCTAACCCGCTGGCAGCGCGTGCAGCTTTCGCGCCACCCCGACAGGCCCTACACGCTGGATTACATCCACGGCATCACTGATAAATTTGTAGAGCTGCACGGCGACCGTACCGTGAGTGATGACAAGGCCATGGTAGGCGGTTTTGGTGAGGTAGACGGACGCAGTGTGATGTTTATTGGCCAGCAGAAGGGCCGTAACACCAAGCAGCGTCAAATGCGTAATTTCGGCATGGCCAATCCGGAGGGCTACCGTAAAGCACTTCGGATGATGAAGATGGCTGAGAAGTTCAACAAGCCTATCGTTACGTTCATCGATACTCCGGGGGCGTTTCCGGGACTGGAGGCCGAGGAGCGCGGCCAAGGGGAGGCCATTGCCCGCAATCTGAAAGAGATGTTCATGCTGAAGGTGCCGGTTATCTGTGTTATCATCGGTGAGGGAGCTTCCGGCGGTGCTCTGGGTATTGCCATCGGCGACCGTGTGATGATGCTGGAGAACACCTGGTACTCCGTTATCTCCCCGGAATCCTGCTCCTCCATACTTTGGCGCAGCTGGAATTACAAAGAACAGGCGGCAGAGGCGCTTAAGCTAACCGCTACTGATATGCTGCAGAACAAGCTGATCGACGGCATCATCAAGGAACCGCTTGGTGGCGCTCATCTTAACCCGAACAAGATGATGGCGACCCTGAAGAAGGAAATTATCAGATTGTTGGACGAACTCGGAACCATGGACCCTGAAGAACGTATCATGGAACGCATTGAGAAGTTCTCTAATATGGGGGTTGTTCTGGAAGCATAA
- a CDS encoding MBL fold metallo-hydrolase has product MKLHVIDTGFFKLDGGAMFGVVPKTLWQRTNPADENNLCTWAMRCMLIEDGDRLILIDNGIGDKQDARFFSHYYLHGDDTLQGSLKAAGFSPEDVTDMFLTHLHFDHCGGGVKYKNKDGALELVFPNATYWSNADHWEWATKPNAREKASFLKENILPMQESGHLKFIDPKAPSPIPQFEIFYADGHTDKMMVPIMTYKGRKIAYMADLLPSVGHIPLPYVMGYDTRPLLTLDEKASFLNRAADEDMVLFLEHDAVNQCCTVQHTEKGVRLKETFSLSEL; this is encoded by the coding sequence ATGAAACTACACGTAATCGACACGGGATTTTTCAAATTAGACGGCGGTGCCATGTTTGGCGTGGTGCCCAAAACGCTTTGGCAACGTACTAACCCCGCCGACGAAAACAACCTCTGTACGTGGGCCATGCGCTGTATGCTGATAGAGGATGGGGATAGGTTGATTTTAATCGATAATGGGATAGGAGATAAGCAAGACGCCAGGTTCTTCAGCCATTATTACCTGCACGGTGATGATACGCTACAAGGCTCCCTGAAGGCGGCAGGATTTTCTCCTGAGGATGTCACCGATATGTTCCTCACCCACCTGCACTTTGACCATTGCGGGGGTGGAGTGAAGTATAAAAACAAGGATGGCGCTCTGGAACTGGTGTTCCCGAATGCCACCTACTGGTCCAATGCCGACCACTGGGAGTGGGCAACCAAACCGAACGCACGCGAGAAAGCTTCTTTCCTGAAAGAAAACATCCTTCCGATGCAGGAAAGCGGGCATCTGAAGTTCATCGATCCTAAAGCACCTTCACCCATTCCGCAGTTCGAGATCTTTTATGCAGACGGGCATACGGACAAAATGATGGTGCCGATCATGACTTATAAAGGCCGGAAGATAGCTTATATGGCTGACCTCCTGCCTTCTGTGGGGCATATACCGTTGCCTTACGTGATGGGATATGATACGCGCCCCCTGTTGACGCTGGATGAAAAAGCAAGCTTCCTGAACCGTGCCGCTGATGAAGACATGGTGCTGTTTTTAGAGCATGATGCCGTAAACCAGTGCTGTACGGTGCAGCACACAGAAAAAGGCGTCCGTCTGAAGGAAACATTTAGTCTTTCGGAACTGTAG
- the smc gene encoding chromosome segregation protein SMC, with protein MQVSKLEIKGFKSFGDRVVINFDDGITGIVGPNGCGKSNIVDAIRWVLGEQKTRNLRSDKMENVIFNGSKTRKPVQMAEVSITFDNNKGILPTEYSQVTVTRKYYRTGESEYMLNGVTCRLKDINELFLDTGIGSDSYAIIELKMVDEILNDKENSRRLLFEEAAGISKFRVRKKQTLKKLEETDADLERVEDLLHEIGKNMKTLERQAKQAVKYFNLKDDYKKHSLEFARRNISQYQQTLERLEQDVQQEGSLKENYIAVVSEAEEAIAGQKEELNETQERLAEMQRTMQVQTAKLRQLENDIKLKSERGTYLKERMQQLRQQISQDTANVEHTQESILELRDELMAVQDNFAEAEEQVSAMKEQLQEANEQKATLQEAYQELVQQQKTKQNEVYQLSKSLEISQVQIQNINQELERLQQQQLTADEDGRVLQEQLQEAQQVLEESTSELVRLQAKEETLQQSIEATEANIEELKLQLVALNRTLDAKQNQYNLTKSLVENMEGFPEAIKFLSKSDSWNKPAPLLSDILVCKADYKPLIESYLEQYMNYFVVDELQDAVDAIALLKKENKGRANFIVLSEIEDLEPTATFSEGNLEAAYEMVSADKKYSNLLKYMLRNVYITDDAEEELYGHEYKTIILKDGSAIRKPLSLTGGSVGVFDGNRLGRKQNLEKLAEEVAELQEQVEVMQGRINTQNQILQNLRNESEKEKIKALEKEVSKLQQDLLTVRIKHEQHQQNIRNFDQKRDELHERLLELREQSMEVSPQAEADQKELQRLEGEIAVHTSNLERQQEQIAVISGRYNQENIQYHQLKNRFASLQQEISYKQKSVETNQERIEGLKQELVKSEQEIAEAEEFIQENQQVVESMNEARREYGQELEEIEKEYFSLRGDLDEKEKSIREMQRKRQNSDELLMRMQQAKNDTQLKLVAIRERLAAEFNISDEDFASPVPEEELLIPLSNEELSEHIASVRSQLDKMGPVNAMAAEAYAEIEEREKFITEQRNDLVNAKNALIDTINEIDTVAKEKFMDSFNQIKDNFKHVFRSLFTEEDNCDLVISDPKNPLEAKIEIMAQPKGKRPLTINQLSGGEKTLTAISLLFAIYLLKPAPFCIFDEVDAPLDDANIDKFNNIIRKFSNESQFIVVTHNKRTMSSTDVMYGITMIEAGISRVIPVDLRQIA; from the coding sequence ATGCAAGTTTCAAAATTAGAGATTAAAGGGTTTAAGAGTTTCGGCGACCGCGTTGTCATTAACTTCGATGACGGGATTACAGGCATTGTGGGGCCAAACGGCTGCGGCAAGTCCAACATTGTGGATGCCATACGCTGGGTACTGGGAGAGCAGAAAACGCGTAACCTCCGCTCCGACAAGATGGAGAACGTGATCTTCAATGGCTCCAAAACCCGCAAGCCGGTGCAGATGGCCGAGGTGTCCATCACCTTCGATAATAACAAAGGCATCCTGCCCACAGAGTACTCGCAGGTAACGGTTACGCGCAAGTACTACCGCACCGGCGAAAGCGAGTACATGTTGAACGGCGTGACCTGCCGCCTCAAAGATATCAACGAACTCTTCCTGGACACCGGTATCGGTTCTGACAGCTACGCCATCATCGAACTGAAGATGGTGGACGAGATCCTGAACGACAAGGAAAACTCGCGCCGCCTGCTGTTCGAGGAAGCGGCCGGTATCTCCAAATTTCGGGTGCGTAAAAAGCAGACGCTGAAGAAACTGGAGGAAACGGACGCCGACCTGGAGCGCGTGGAGGACTTGTTGCACGAGATCGGCAAGAACATGAAGACCCTGGAGCGCCAGGCAAAGCAGGCCGTGAAGTACTTCAACCTGAAAGACGATTACAAGAAGCACAGCCTGGAGTTCGCCCGCCGCAACATATCCCAGTACCAGCAAACGCTGGAGCGCCTAGAGCAGGATGTGCAGCAGGAGGGATCGCTGAAAGAAAACTATATTGCCGTTGTATCGGAAGCCGAGGAAGCCATCGCCGGGCAAAAGGAAGAGCTGAACGAAACACAGGAGAGGCTGGCAGAGATGCAGCGCACCATGCAGGTGCAAACAGCCAAGCTGCGCCAGCTCGAGAACGATATCAAATTAAAATCTGAGCGCGGCACCTACCTGAAAGAGCGCATGCAGCAACTGCGCCAGCAGATCAGTCAGGACACAGCCAATGTAGAGCATACACAGGAAAGCATACTGGAACTGCGCGATGAGCTGATGGCAGTGCAGGATAACTTTGCCGAGGCTGAGGAACAGGTCTCTGCCATGAAGGAACAACTGCAGGAGGCTAACGAGCAAAAGGCCACGCTGCAGGAGGCTTACCAGGAACTGGTGCAACAGCAGAAGACAAAGCAGAACGAAGTATACCAGCTGAGCAAGTCCCTGGAGATAAGCCAGGTGCAGATACAGAACATAAACCAAGAGCTGGAGCGCCTGCAACAGCAGCAGCTTACCGCCGACGAAGACGGTCGTGTGCTGCAGGAGCAACTGCAGGAGGCACAGCAAGTACTGGAGGAAAGCACCTCTGAGCTCGTGCGTCTGCAGGCCAAGGAGGAGACACTGCAGCAAAGTATAGAAGCCACCGAAGCTAACATTGAGGAGCTTAAGTTGCAGCTGGTAGCGCTAAACCGAACGCTGGACGCTAAGCAGAACCAGTACAATCTCACCAAATCCCTGGTGGAGAACATGGAGGGCTTCCCGGAGGCAATTAAGTTTTTGAGCAAGTCCGATAGCTGGAACAAGCCAGCCCCTCTCCTATCGGATATCCTCGTTTGTAAAGCTGATTACAAGCCGCTTATAGAGAGTTACCTGGAGCAGTACATGAACTACTTTGTAGTGGATGAACTCCAGGATGCCGTTGATGCCATCGCCCTTCTGAAAAAGGAGAACAAAGGCCGGGCAAACTTTATAGTACTCTCAGAGATAGAGGATCTGGAGCCAACGGCTACCTTCAGCGAAGGGAACCTGGAGGCTGCCTACGAGATGGTATCGGCAGACAAGAAGTACAGCAATCTGCTAAAGTACATGCTTCGCAACGTTTACATCACCGATGACGCTGAGGAAGAGCTGTACGGACATGAGTATAAAACTATCATTCTGAAAGATGGCAGCGCGATACGCAAGCCCTTAAGCCTGACCGGTGGCTCTGTAGGCGTATTTGATGGCAACAGGCTTGGCCGCAAGCAGAACCTCGAGAAGCTGGCCGAGGAAGTAGCGGAGCTGCAGGAGCAGGTAGAGGTCATGCAAGGCCGCATCAACACGCAGAACCAGATCCTGCAGAACCTCAGAAACGAGTCCGAGAAGGAGAAAATCAAAGCCCTGGAGAAAGAGGTAAGCAAACTGCAGCAAGACCTGCTCACTGTGCGCATCAAGCATGAGCAGCACCAGCAGAACATCCGCAATTTCGACCAGAAACGCGACGAGCTGCACGAGCGCCTGCTGGAACTGCGCGAACAAAGTATGGAAGTATCGCCGCAGGCTGAGGCAGACCAAAAAGAGCTGCAGCGCCTGGAGGGGGAAATCGCTGTGCATACTTCCAACCTGGAGCGCCAGCAAGAGCAGATCGCTGTTATCTCGGGCAGGTATAACCAGGAGAACATTCAGTACCACCAACTCAAAAACCGCTTCGCCAGTTTGCAGCAGGAGATCAGCTACAAGCAAAAGTCTGTGGAGACCAACCAGGAACGTATTGAAGGGTTGAAACAGGAACTGGTAAAATCAGAGCAGGAAATAGCGGAAGCAGAGGAGTTTATACAGGAAAACCAGCAGGTGGTGGAAAGTATGAACGAAGCACGCCGGGAGTATGGCCAGGAGCTGGAGGAGATTGAGAAGGAGTACTTCTCCCTGCGCGGCGACCTGGACGAGAAAGAGAAGAGTATTCGCGAGATGCAGCGCAAGCGCCAGAACTCGGACGAACTCCTCATGCGCATGCAGCAAGCCAAAAACGATACACAGTTAAAGCTGGTGGCCATTAGGGAGCGTCTGGCTGCGGAGTTTAATATTTCTGACGAAGACTTCGCCAGCCCAGTGCCTGAAGAGGAACTGCTGATCCCGCTCTCTAATGAGGAACTGAGTGAGCATATCGCTTCTGTGCGATCACAGCTGGATAAGATGGGACCGGTGAATGCCATGGCTGCCGAGGCTTATGCAGAGATTGAGGAGCGCGAGAAATTCATTACTGAGCAGCGCAACGACCTAGTAAACGCCAAGAATGCACTCATTGACACCATCAACGAGATCGACACGGTGGCAAAGGAGAAGTTCATGGACTCTTTTAACCAGATCAAGGATAACTTTAAGCACGTTTTCCGTAGCCTGTTTACCGAGGAAGACAATTGCGACCTGGTTATTTCGGATCCGAAGAACCCATTGGAGGCCAAGATCGAGATCATGGCACAGCCAAAAGGCAAGCGTCCGCTCACAATTAACCAGCTGTCGGGTGGTGAGAAAACGCTTACGGCCATCTCGCTGCTGTTCGCGATCTATCTGCTGAAGCCGGCCCCGTTCTGTATATTCGATGAGGTGGACGCCCCGCTGGATGATGCCAATATCGACAAGTTCAACAACATCATCCGCAAGTTCTCCAACGAGTCGCAGTTTATCGTGGTGACGCACAACAAGCGCACCATGTCCTCTACTGACGTGATGTACGGCATTACGATGATCGAGGCAGGCATCTCCAGGGTAATCCCAGTAGACCTTCGCCAGATAGCCTAG
- a CDS encoding 1-acyl-sn-glycerol-3-phosphate acyltransferase, with protein MIGKFISKLFFKATGWKLKGTLAPQDRRCVMVAAPHTSNWDFVYARAAFFIMDAPIRYTIKKEFMKFPFGPILKAIGALPIDRSRNTRMVDAMIRIFEETPGDMCVMVTPEGTRKYQPRWRRGFYHVAMGANVPIVLGYLDYAKKEAGIGPTIIPSGDVEADIEKIMAFYRTKTGKYPEQGVR; from the coding sequence ATGATCGGAAAGTTTATTTCTAAACTGTTTTTTAAAGCAACGGGTTGGAAACTAAAAGGAACGCTGGCTCCGCAGGACAGGCGATGCGTTATGGTGGCAGCCCCACACACCAGCAATTGGGATTTTGTTTATGCCCGCGCTGCATTTTTTATAATGGATGCGCCCATCAGGTACACCATCAAAAAAGAGTTTATGAAATTTCCCTTCGGACCGATCCTGAAGGCAATAGGAGCCTTGCCCATCGATCGCTCCCGTAATACCCGCATGGTAGATGCCATGATCCGTATTTTTGAAGAAACACCGGGCGATATGTGCGTGATGGTAACCCCGGAGGGTACCAGAAAGTATCAGCCGCGTTGGCGCCGCGGCTTCTACCATGTGGCCATGGGGGCTAATGTTCCCATCGTGCTGGGATACCTGGATTATGCCAAAAAAGAGGCCGGCATAGGGCCAACCATTATTCCATCGGGCGATGTGGAGGCCGACATTGAAAAGATCATGGCTTTTTACCGTACTAAAACCGGTAAGTATCCGGAGCAGGGCGTTAGGTAA